Proteins co-encoded in one Novosphingobium sp. TH158 genomic window:
- a CDS encoding MFS transporter, with protein sequence MAAGARTAREEWSQGWLVVLSASLGFSLFSVMLSGAGIFMQPLGEEFGWNRTTLSAGPAIATTMTAFLSPFFGILIDKYGSRRLALPGVVLTTVAMASFGLMNGSATLWIAMWVIFGMILVTIKSTIWSAAVARKFEKSRGLALGLVVAGTAVAQGIVPMLGNWLIEGFGWRQAYIWMALGWGSLTFIVCLLFFHDGFSKREKALAEAARQAGDVPADVPGLSIPEAVRSPALWMILASSFIVMAVTQGFSIHLFPILTESGIGRAQAAQLLFLSGLAAVAGKLATGWLLDRYRPNWVGGLTLAACALAMVPLMEGARSMPLVVFAMLMNGYAIGTKTNITLFFAAEYGGMKNFGKIYGTISAVISLATGLGPLLAGRMYDTSGNYDSFLMVGAAGCVIGGLLLVVLPRAPRWRKPEPEQAEAVA encoded by the coding sequence ATGGCAGCTGGCGCACGCACTGCACGCGAGGAATGGTCACAAGGGTGGCTTGTCGTCCTTTCGGCCTCCCTGGGTTTCTCGCTGTTCTCGGTCATGCTGTCTGGCGCCGGCATCTTCATGCAGCCGCTGGGCGAGGAATTCGGCTGGAATCGCACGACCTTGTCTGCCGGACCGGCCATCGCCACGACCATGACGGCATTCCTTTCGCCCTTCTTCGGCATCCTGATCGACAAGTACGGTTCGCGCAGGCTGGCCTTGCCGGGCGTCGTGCTGACCACGGTGGCCATGGCCAGCTTCGGCCTGATGAACGGTTCTGCAACGCTGTGGATCGCCATGTGGGTGATCTTCGGCATGATCCTGGTGACCATCAAGTCCACGATCTGGTCCGCCGCCGTTGCCCGCAAGTTCGAGAAATCGCGCGGGCTGGCTCTGGGCCTGGTCGTGGCGGGCACGGCCGTCGCCCAAGGCATCGTGCCGATGCTCGGCAACTGGCTGATCGAAGGGTTCGGCTGGCGGCAGGCCTATATCTGGATGGCGCTGGGCTGGGGCTCGTTGACCTTCATCGTCTGCCTGCTGTTCTTCCACGATGGTTTTTCCAAGCGGGAAAAGGCGCTGGCAGAGGCGGCAAGGCAGGCAGGGGACGTTCCGGCAGACGTGCCGGGGCTGTCGATCCCGGAAGCCGTGCGCAGCCCCGCTCTGTGGATGATCCTGGCGTCATCCTTCATTGTCATGGCGGTAACGCAGGGCTTCTCGATCCACCTGTTCCCGATCCTGACAGAATCCGGCATTGGCCGCGCCCAGGCGGCGCAACTGCTGTTCCTTTCCGGCCTTGCCGCCGTGGCAGGCAAGCTCGCCACCGGCTGGCTGCTCGATCGCTATCGCCCGAACTGGGTGGGCGGGCTGACGCTGGCGGCCTGTGCACTGGCCATGGTGCCGTTGATGGAGGGCGCGCGCTCGATGCCGCTGGTGGTCTTTGCCATGTTGATGAACGGCTATGCCATCGGCACCAAGACCAACATCACCCTGTTCTTCGCTGCCGAATACGGCGGCATGAAGAACTTCGGCAAGATCTATGGCACGATCTCCGCCGTCATTTCGCTGGCAACCGGGCTCGGGCCGCTGCTTGCCGGGCGGATGTACGACACCTCGGGCAATTACGACAGCTTCCTGATGGTCGGTGCTGCGGGCTGCGTGATTGGCGGGCTGCTGCTAGTGGTCCTGCCCCGGGCCCCGCGCTGGCGGAAGCCCGAGCCCGAACAGGCAGAAGCAGTCGCCTGA
- a CDS encoding fatty acyl-AMP ligase — MNDTTLVPTPNSDDLPQRRADFRTFGEALDYAATGRKGMNFHDARGNLAKVYPYAQLREDALTTARRLIASGIGKGDRVALIAETGPEFAALFCGAVYAGAWPVPLPLPTSFGGKENYIEQLVVQLQSSDPKVLFFPAEIAEMAGAAATRQGCEGKAWEDFANEPAPDCALPQASPDDICYLQYSSGSTRFPHGVAVTHEALLNNLSGHSHGMKLSQGDRCISWLPWYHDMGLVGCFLSLIANQISVDYLKTEDFARRPLAWLDMISRNPGTSCSYSPTFGYDICARRISSQTNVAERFDLSRWRIAGNGADMIRPDVMQNFVNAFAPAGFKASAFLPSYGLAEATLAVTLMPPGEGIRVELVEEERLSGCTRDLSRPARYRAIVNCGKPVKDMEVAIRGEHDEVLPDHHIGKVWCKGPSVMHSYFRDPESTAACLVDGWLDTGDMGYMADGYLFIVGRAKDMIIINGKNHWPQDIEWAVEQLPGFNHGDIAAFAVESENGEEVPAVLVHCRVSDPEERVKLHTTIRDKVRSITGMNCVVELVPPRTLPRTSSGKLSRAKAKKLYLSGEIEPFKLLEAA, encoded by the coding sequence GCGTCGGGCCGATTTCCGCACCTTCGGCGAAGCGCTGGACTATGCCGCGACCGGCCGCAAGGGCATGAATTTCCACGATGCCCGCGGCAATCTTGCCAAGGTCTATCCCTACGCGCAGCTGCGCGAAGACGCGCTGACGACGGCCCGTCGCCTGATTGCCAGCGGCATCGGCAAGGGCGATCGCGTGGCCCTGATCGCCGAAACCGGTCCTGAATTCGCCGCCCTGTTCTGCGGTGCGGTCTATGCCGGTGCCTGGCCGGTGCCGCTGCCGCTGCCCACCAGCTTCGGCGGCAAGGAAAACTACATCGAACAGCTTGTCGTCCAGCTGCAAAGCTCGGACCCCAAGGTGCTGTTCTTCCCCGCCGAAATCGCCGAAATGGCCGGCGCTGCCGCCACCCGCCAGGGCTGCGAGGGCAAGGCCTGGGAAGATTTCGCCAATGAACCGGCGCCCGATTGCGCGCTGCCCCAGGCCAGCCCGGACGATATCTGCTACCTGCAGTATTCTTCCGGCTCGACCCGTTTCCCGCACGGCGTGGCGGTGACGCACGAAGCGCTGCTCAACAACCTGTCCGGCCACAGCCACGGCATGAAGCTGAGCCAGGGCGACCGCTGCATATCGTGGCTGCCGTGGTATCATGACATGGGCCTGGTCGGCTGCTTCCTGTCGCTGATCGCCAACCAGATCTCGGTCGATTATCTCAAGACCGAGGATTTTGCCCGCCGTCCCCTTGCCTGGCTGGACATGATCAGCCGCAATCCGGGCACTTCGTGCTCCTACTCGCCCACCTTCGGCTACGACATCTGCGCCCGCCGCATCTCCAGCCAGACCAACGTGGCCGAGCGTTTCGACCTTTCGCGCTGGCGCATCGCGGGCAACGGCGCAGACATGATCCGCCCTGACGTGATGCAGAACTTCGTCAATGCCTTTGCCCCGGCCGGATTCAAGGCCAGCGCCTTCCTGCCCAGCTATGGCCTGGCCGAAGCGACGCTGGCGGTTACCCTGATGCCCCCGGGCGAGGGCATCCGCGTCGAACTGGTCGAAGAAGAACGCCTTTCAGGCTGCACGCGCGACCTGTCGCGCCCGGCGCGCTACCGCGCCATCGTCAATTGCGGCAAGCCGGTAAAGGACATGGAAGTGGCGATCCGTGGCGAACACGACGAGGTGCTGCCTGATCACCACATCGGCAAGGTCTGGTGCAAGGGCCCCTCGGTCATGCACTCCTATTTCCGCGATCCGGAATCGACCGCGGCCTGCCTCGTCGATGGCTGGCTGGATACCGGCGACATGGGCTACATGGCCGATGGCTACCTGTTCATCGTCGGCCGCGCCAAGGACATGATCATCATCAACGGCAAGAACCACTGGCCCCAGGATATCGAATGGGCAGTGGAACAGTTGCCCGGCTTCAACCACGGCGACATCGCCGCCTTTGCGGTGGAGAGCGAGAATGGCGAGGAAGTGCCCGCCGTGCTCGTCCATTGCCGCGTCTCCGATCCCGAAGAGCGCGTGAAGCTGCACACGACGATCCGCGACAAGGTTCGCTCGATCACCGGCATGAACTGCGTGGTGGAACTGGTGCCGCCGCGCACCCTGCCGCGCACCAGCTCAGGCAAGCTGAGCCGCGCCAAGGCCAAGAAGCTTTACCTTTCGGGCGAGATCGAACCCTTCAAGCTGCTCGAAGCCGCCTGA
- a CDS encoding toxic anion resistance protein, translated as MATTPTAAAEPAITLTPPDPVPVVAPERAAGLVPVADEKKSALEAKADAFVADLIAQDANSPEFGKRIDQLTNMGRKEIAAAAGMANRFLDRPVRAMDKDSGVGANLAELRRTVEELDPGRNGKLSTGRKFLGIIPFGNSLKRYFNSYQSAQTHIQSILGHLASGKDELLMDNAAIDVERQKLWEAMGNLEQMIHISRTLDAKLEEAAADLDATDPAKAKAVRETALFYTRQRTQDLLTQMAVTVQGYLALDLVKKNNVELVKGVDRASTTTVGALRTAVTVAQAMTNQRLVLQQITALNETTANIIDSTGTLLKEQTAKIHEQAASSTIPMETLQRAFQNIYDTMDNIDTFKVKALDAMKQTVTTLTAEVEKSKGYIARAEGAAQAAKSVEGPSILSLEG; from the coding sequence ATGGCCACGACCCCCACTGCCGCTGCTGAACCGGCGATCACCCTGACGCCGCCCGATCCGGTTCCCGTGGTCGCCCCGGAACGGGCTGCGGGCCTGGTTCCCGTGGCCGACGAGAAAAAGTCCGCGCTCGAGGCCAAGGCCGATGCCTTTGTGGCGGACCTGATCGCACAGGATGCCAACAGCCCCGAATTCGGCAAGCGGATCGACCAGCTGACTAACATGGGCCGCAAGGAGATCGCGGCGGCTGCCGGAATGGCCAACCGTTTCCTCGACCGGCCGGTGCGTGCGATGGACAAGGATTCGGGCGTCGGCGCCAACCTTGCCGAGCTGCGTCGCACCGTGGAGGAACTCGATCCGGGCCGGAACGGCAAGCTCTCCACGGGCCGCAAGTTCCTGGGCATCATCCCCTTCGGCAACAGCCTGAAGCGCTATTTCAATTCCTACCAGTCGGCGCAGACGCACATCCAGTCGATCCTCGGCCACCTTGCCTCGGGCAAGGACGAGCTGCTGATGGACAATGCCGCGATCGACGTGGAACGGCAGAAGCTGTGGGAAGCGATGGGCAACCTTGAGCAGATGATCCACATCAGCCGGACGCTCGATGCCAAGCTTGAGGAAGCCGCTGCCGACCTTGATGCCACCGATCCGGCGAAGGCCAAGGCCGTGCGCGAAACGGCGCTGTTCTACACCCGCCAGCGCACGCAGGACCTGCTGACGCAGATGGCGGTGACCGTGCAGGGCTACCTTGCGCTCGACCTGGTGAAGAAGAACAATGTCGAACTGGTGAAGGGCGTCGATCGCGCCAGCACCACCACCGTCGGCGCGCTGCGCACGGCGGTGACGGTGGCCCAGGCCATGACCAACCAGCGGCTTGTTCTGCAACAGATCACCGCGCTTAACGAGACGACGGCGAATATCATCGATTCGACCGGCACCCTGCTGAAAGAGCAGACCGCGAAGATTCACGAGCAGGCGGCCAGCTCGACCATCCCGATGGAGACCCTGCAACGGGCATTCCAGAACATCTATGACACGATGGACAATATCGACACCTTCAAGGTGAAGGCGCTCGATGCGATGAAGCAGACGGTGACGACGCTGACCGCCGAGGTCGAAAAGTCCAAGGGCTACATCGCCCGGGCAGAGGGCGCGGCGCAGGCGGCCAAGTCTGTCGAAGGCCCCAGCATCCTGAGCCTGGAGGGCTGA